A genome region from Trichosurus vulpecula isolate mTriVul1 chromosome 5, mTriVul1.pri, whole genome shotgun sequence includes the following:
- the LOC118852323 gene encoding leucine-rich repeat-containing protein 14-like encodes MQSLLTLCAVPVTRHQKLACRALASLPWELYPALFQAALMYDRMQVLKLLVQTWPFPHLSFLQLLEYWPHKQSMMLMLLATLRRESSSRRPQLRVMDMTGFLDASCRQDPTTMRMWTCLVASSCVNAMTRARAAQRLAKHQKLDPQVPVASPVEVYTDLLVNQSSYSFLKEALQTITCGPLRLCCRDLWTEELSGPMTVAHLKLLDPVYLRQVDLHFNNLGLSSLCTVVSHVAKFTHLLSLKLQYSNVDVRRLTAEAEGNFQLFVSAIGQLRSLKELNMGSSRLSGCLHQLLSSLQGPLESLELPFCALLSGDLSYLAQSPHATHLKKLDLSGNKLSGDLLSPFQRLLREASASLLCLDVTECQLMDVNLVSTLPNLCCCTHLRYLGLCRNPLASTGVKNLIEHSLALPELQVVVHPVPVDCYRDLPWPPSSAHLLEGTVDEERLASVQAELQQLLQARRHHNVLWTMDKYSHNTFDYFSL; translated from the coding sequence ATGCAGTCGCTACTGACTCTGTGTGCTGTGCCGGTTACCCGACACCAGAAACTGGCATGTCGGGCTCTGGCCTCCCTGCCTTGGGAGCTGTACCCAGCCTTATTCCAGGCCGCTTTAATGTATGACAGAATGCAGGTGCTGAAGCTACTGGTGCAGACGTGGCCCTTCCCGCACCTCAGCTTCCTGCAGCTGCTGGAGTACTGGCCCCACAAGCAATCCATGATGCTGATGCTGCTTGCCACGCTGCGCAGGGAATCTAGCAGCAGGAGGCCTCAGCTTCGAGTGATGGACATGACTGGCTTCCTGGATGCCAGCTGCAGGCAGGACCCCACAACTATGAGAATGTGGACTTGCTTAGTGGCAAGCAGCTGTGTCAATGCCATGACTAGGGCCAGAGCAGCTCAACGCTTGGCCAAGCACCAAAAGTTGGATCCTCAGGTCCCTGTCGCTAGTCCTGTGGAAGTGTACACTGACCTGCTGGTGAACCAAAGTTCTTACAGTTTCCTGAAAGAGGCTCTCCAGACCATCACTTGTGGCCCCCTTCGCCTTTGCTGCAGGGACCTTTGGACTGAGGAACTGTCGGGTCCTATGACTGTAGCTCACTTGAAGCTGCTGGACCCAGTGTATCTGCGCCAGGTGGACCTTCACTTCAACAACCTGGGACTCTCAAGCCTGTGTACTGTCGTGTCCCACGTGGCCAAGTTCACCCACCTGTTGAGCCTGAAGCTACAATACAGCAATGTGGATGTGCGGAGGCTCACAGCTGAGGCAGAAGGCAACTTCCAACTCTTTGTTTCTGCAATTGGCCAGCTGAGGAGCCTCAAGGAACTCAACATGGGTTCCTCTCGACTCTCAGGCTGCCTTCATCAGCTCCTTAGCAGTCTACAGGGCCCTCTGGAAAGCCTGGAACTTCCCTTCTGTGCCCTTCTCTCTGGGGACTTGAGTTACTTGGCCCAGAGCCCCCATGCCACCCATCTCAAGAAGCTGGACCTCAGTGGCAACAAACTATCTGGTGACCTCCTGTCACCTTTTCAGAGACTACTGAGGGAAGCCTCAGCCTCCCTGCTTTGTCTGGATGTTACAGAGTGCCAGCTCATGGATGTCAACCTTGTTAGTACCTTGCCTAACCTATGCTGCTGTACCCATCTCCGCTACCTTGGTCTCTGTCGTAACCCTCTTGCTAGTACCGGAGTGAAGAACTTAATCGAACACTCACTGGCATTGCCTGAGCTCCAGGTGGTTGTTCACCCAGTCCCTGTGGATTGCTACAGGGACCTGCCATGGCCACCCTCTTCAGCCCATCTCCTAGAGGGTACTGTGGATGAAGAGAGGCTTGCCAGTGTGCAagctgagctgcagcagttgctACAGGCCAGACGGCACCACAATGTGCTATGGACCATGGATAAGTACAGTCACAACACTTTTGACTACTTCAGCCTGTAG